One Amycolatopsis sp. NBC_00355 genomic window carries:
- the mltG gene encoding endolytic transglycosylase MltG has product MNDEQPPERGRRRLREPDEATPPPARPAPRHGDPRDQRDPRDPRAAEARRAQAPSGYHELPQPTRRPQQPSDRHEVPPPPARRAQPASGYHELPQPSQPSRRGRPAEPPAADPRRDAPQTGRRRRLEPPDTLPPVDDELDPQARRAAPARAAHARHGLDEGSEVQAPRRRRAAPEPDEAPVAPEAPRRRRPAPEPEEVAEASRRRRPPPEPEEVAEAPRRRRPAPEPEEPAEAPRRRRAAPEPVEGEAPQRRRAAAEPPAAAQPPARRSVQPGDRSVGVPAPGAEPPRRRRPPPPPVREEPVTDIIPAQAPPPPPPAAPEPVRALHEEQPAEDALFAEDEYDEYADYDEYDGEYAEDGYDEPEYEEDYDDYEEEPKKPRKKKGKRALGWIAAVAVIVLLAGGAYYGFNRFFGYEDYDGAGDGDVLFQVDDGDSTSAIGAKLTTAGVVASSKAFVKAGADNPKLSKIQHGFYVMKSHMSGASAVDRIVAPTSRVGQLEVRPYTQFDDITQPDGKVTPGVYSLMAKASCAQLNGKSTCVTSDDLRKVVDAADLKTLGVPEWAVEDANKADRKDRRLEGLIAPGLYDVRPGASPQEIIGQLVRSSTEAIQNAGLSPQSTGPGKTPYQTLIIASIIEREAVKADFGKLSRVIYNRLAIDMRLQMDSTVNYVLDRPTLATNDADRLRAGPYNTYKNAGLTPTPISVPSPEAIQAAVHPVAGDWVYFVKCEKNGLSCFAVTFDDHKKNVEKAKANGAF; this is encoded by the coding sequence ATGAACGACGAGCAGCCACCTGAGCGCGGCCGCCGGAGGCTGCGGGAGCCGGACGAGGCGACCCCGCCCCCGGCCCGCCCCGCGCCCCGCCACGGCGACCCGCGTGACCAGCGTGATCCGCGTGATCCCCGGGCGGCCGAAGCCCGCCGCGCCCAGGCGCCGAGCGGCTACCACGAGCTGCCCCAGCCGACCCGCCGTCCGCAGCAGCCGAGCGACCGGCACGAGGTGCCGCCCCCGCCGGCCCGGCGCGCGCAGCCGGCCAGCGGCTACCACGAGCTGCCGCAGCCGTCCCAGCCTTCCCGGCGGGGCCGGCCCGCCGAACCCCCGGCCGCCGACCCGCGCCGGGACGCCCCGCAGACCGGGCGCCGTCGCCGGCTCGAACCGCCGGACACGCTGCCCCCGGTCGACGACGAGCTCGACCCGCAGGCCCGCCGGGCCGCGCCGGCCCGGGCGGCGCACGCCCGCCACGGCCTCGACGAGGGATCCGAGGTCCAGGCCCCCCGCCGGCGCCGCGCGGCCCCCGAGCCCGACGAAGCCCCGGTGGCCCCCGAGGCCCCCCGCCGGCGTCGCCCCGCGCCGGAGCCCGAAGAAGTCGCCGAAGCCTCCCGCCGGCGTCGCCCCCCGCCGGAGCCCGAAGAAGTCGCCGAGGCGCCACGCCGGCGTCGTCCGGCCCCGGAACCCGAAGAGCCGGCCGAGGCCCCGAGACGGCGTCGCGCCGCCCCGGAACCGGTCGAAGGCGAAGCTCCCCAGCGTCGCCGTGCGGCCGCCGAGCCGCCGGCCGCCGCCCAGCCTCCCGCGCGGCGGTCCGTCCAGCCGGGTGACCGCTCTGTCGGCGTGCCCGCGCCCGGCGCCGAGCCGCCGCGCCGGCGCCGCCCGCCGCCCCCGCCGGTGCGCGAGGAGCCGGTGACGGACATCATCCCCGCGCAGGCCCCGCCACCCCCGCCGCCGGCCGCGCCCGAACCCGTCCGCGCCCTCCACGAGGAGCAGCCGGCCGAGGACGCCCTCTTCGCCGAGGACGAGTACGACGAGTACGCGGACTACGACGAGTACGACGGCGAATACGCCGAAGACGGCTACGACGAGCCGGAGTACGAAGAGGACTACGACGACTACGAGGAAGAGCCGAAGAAGCCGCGGAAGAAGAAGGGCAAGCGCGCCCTCGGCTGGATCGCCGCGGTCGCGGTGATCGTCCTGCTCGCCGGCGGCGCCTACTACGGCTTCAACAGGTTCTTCGGCTACGAGGACTACGACGGCGCCGGTGACGGCGACGTCCTGTTCCAGGTCGACGACGGCGACTCGACGTCGGCGATCGGCGCCAAGCTGACCACGGCCGGGGTCGTCGCCAGCAGCAAGGCCTTCGTGAAGGCCGGCGCGGACAACCCGAAGCTGTCGAAGATCCAGCACGGCTTCTACGTGATGAAGTCGCACATGTCCGGGGCCAGCGCGGTCGACCGGATCGTCGCGCCGACCTCGCGGGTCGGGCAGCTGGAGGTCCGTCCCTACACGCAGTTCGACGACATCACCCAGCCCGACGGCAAGGTCACGCCCGGCGTGTACAGCCTGATGGCGAAGGCGTCGTGCGCGCAGCTCAACGGCAAGAGCACCTGCGTCACCTCCGACGACCTGCGCAAGGTCGTCGACGCCGCGGACCTCAAGACGCTCGGCGTGCCCGAATGGGCGGTCGAAGACGCGAACAAGGCCGACCGCAAGGACCGCAGGCTGGAAGGCCTGATCGCGCCCGGGCTCTACGACGTCCGGCCCGGCGCGAGCCCGCAGGAGATCATCGGCCAGCTGGTCCGCAGCTCGACCGAGGCGATCCAGAACGCCGGCCTGAGCCCGCAGTCGACCGGTCCGGGCAAGACGCCGTACCAGACGCTGATCATCGCCTCGATCATCGAACGCGAAGCGGTGAAGGCCGACTTCGGGAAGCTCTCCCGGGTCATCTACAACCGGCTGGCGATCGACATGCGCCTGCAGATGGACTCCACGGTCAACTACGTGCTCGACCGGCCCACCCTGGCGACCAACGACGCCGACCGGCTCCGGGCCGGGCCGTACAACACGTACAAGAACGCGGGCCTGACCCCGACGCCGATCTCGGTGCCCAGCCCCGAGGCCATCCAGGCCGCGGTGCACCCCGTCGCGGGGGACTGGGTGTACTTCGTCAAGTGCGAGAAGAACGGCCTGTCGTGCTTCGCGGTCACGTTCGACGATCACAAGAAGAACGTCGAGAAGGCCAAGGCGAACGGTGCCTTCTGA